From one Simplicispira suum genomic stretch:
- a CDS encoding BON domain-containing protein, which yields MFSSLGLRFFLGAARVSSLVALLLAAPGAIAGQPAQPGASSEPRSNAFNDPFLQVTDAIPGCPVPEGPLYTAKEVRELAHVRSQHGGSCYGAGRCRLPNSYLYDADIVPRLQLYLRQDGRFNDTSVWVLGQRRIVTLMGCVQSASQSEAMEHAAALVDDVMGVVNLLSVGSDPQAARYPVAASKRP from the coding sequence ATGTTTTCTTCCCTTGGCTTGAGGTTCTTTCTGGGCGCGGCCCGCGTCAGCTCTTTGGTGGCGCTGCTGCTTGCGGCGCCCGGCGCCATCGCAGGCCAGCCTGCGCAACCCGGCGCCAGCTCGGAGCCCCGCAGCAACGCCTTCAACGATCCGTTTCTTCAGGTCACCGACGCCATCCCCGGCTGCCCGGTGCCCGAAGGCCCGCTCTACACCGCAAAGGAAGTGCGTGAACTCGCCCATGTGCGCTCGCAGCACGGCGGCAGCTGCTACGGCGCGGGACGCTGCCGGCTGCCCAACTCCTATTTGTACGACGCGGATATCGTCCCGCGCTTGCAGCTGTACTTGCGCCAGGACGGCCGTTTCAACGACACCAGCGTGTGGGTGCTGGGCCAGCGCCGCATCGTCACCCTCATGGGCTGCGTGCAAAGCGCTTCCCAATCCGAGGCGATGGAGCACGCGGCCGCCCTGGTGGACGATGTGATGGGCGTCGTCAACCTCCTGTCCGTGGGCTCGGACCCACAAGCCGCCCGTTACCCGGTGGCAGCGTCGAAGCGGCCGTGA
- a CDS encoding ferredoxin--NADP reductase, whose amino-acid sequence MSAFHEERVLSVHHWTDRLFSFTTTRDPALRFSNGHFTMIGLKVNDKPLLRAYSIVSANYEEHLEFLSIKVPDGPLTSRLQHIQVGDSIIVGKKPTGTLLIDYLLPAKRLYLFSTGTGLAPFLSVIRDPETYERFEQVILVHGVREVAELAYHDYLTQELPEHEILGEMVSKQLKYYPTVTREPFRNQGRITELIETGKLAADLGLPQLNPLEDRAMLCGSPEMLASIKALLEKMDFEEGNTTRPGDFVVERAFVEK is encoded by the coding sequence ATGAGTGCTTTTCACGAAGAACGCGTGCTGTCGGTTCACCATTGGACCGACCGCCTATTCAGCTTTACCACTACGCGCGATCCCGCCCTGCGGTTCTCGAACGGGCATTTCACGATGATCGGGCTCAAGGTCAACGACAAGCCCTTGCTGCGCGCCTACAGCATCGTCAGCGCCAACTACGAAGAGCACCTCGAATTCCTCAGCATCAAGGTGCCCGACGGTCCACTGACCTCGCGCCTGCAGCACATCCAGGTGGGTGACAGCATCATCGTGGGCAAGAAGCCCACAGGCACGCTGCTGATCGACTATCTGCTGCCCGCCAAGCGCCTGTACCTGTTTTCCACCGGCACGGGTCTCGCGCCATTCCTGAGCGTCATTCGCGACCCGGAAACCTACGAGCGTTTCGAGCAGGTCATCCTGGTGCACGGTGTGCGCGAAGTGGCCGAACTGGCATACCACGACTACCTCACCCAAGAGCTTCCCGAGCACGAAATTCTGGGTGAGATGGTGAGCAAGCAGCTCAAGTATTACCCGACGGTGACGCGCGAGCCGTTTCGCAACCAGGGGCGCATTACCGAGCTGATCGAAACGGGCAAGCTCGCCGCCGACCTGGGCCTGCCGCAGCTCAACCCGCTGGAAGACCGCGCCATGCTGTGCGGCAGCCCCGAGATGCTGGCCTCGATCAAGGCGCTGCTGGAAAAGATGGATTTTGAAGAGGGCAATACCACGCGACCGGGCGACTTTGTCGTCGAGCGGGCCTTCGTGGAAAAGTAG
- a CDS encoding type IV pili methyl-accepting chemotaxis transducer N-terminal domain-containing protein, protein MLSQRITKTYLQVGQSIATAQAALILHASIKQFESHLGTLQAFQPTPAVRSAMAHLATQWRYFKAQLVAPPSEQGANMLYDANEALQQAAHRSTVAYENVSTAPLDHLIGIAGRQRMLTQRMAKFYFYRTWGLYDAPSNMELYLSRAHFTAVLPAIENSPFVSERVKAHVAQVRRVWEPYQQVLFASQNPAQMRNEAERVAELSEVVLVTTDELVALLLAQAQGIAL, encoded by the coding sequence ATGCTATCCCAGCGCATCACCAAGACCTACCTGCAGGTCGGCCAATCCATTGCAACTGCGCAGGCTGCCCTTATTTTGCATGCATCGATCAAGCAGTTCGAGTCGCACCTGGGCACATTGCAGGCCTTCCAGCCTACCCCCGCAGTGCGCAGCGCCATGGCCCATCTCGCAACCCAGTGGAGATACTTCAAGGCGCAACTGGTGGCTCCCCCCAGTGAGCAAGGCGCCAATATGCTCTACGACGCCAACGAGGCCCTGCAGCAGGCGGCGCACCGCAGCACCGTAGCCTATGAAAACGTGTCCACCGCGCCCCTCGACCATCTGATCGGCATCGCCGGGCGCCAGCGCATGCTGACGCAGCGTATGGCAAAGTTTTATTTTTACCGTACGTGGGGACTCTACGATGCTCCCTCCAACATGGAGTTGTACCTCAGCCGGGCACACTTCACCGCCGTACTGCCCGCGATTGAGAACTCTCCCTTTGTCTCTGAACGGGTCAAGGCCCACGTAGCACAGGTGCGGCGTGTCTGGGAGCCCTATCAGCAGGTCCTTTTCGCCAGCCAGAATCCTGCGCAGATGCGCAACGAGGCCGAACGGGTGGCCGAGCTGAGCGAAGTCGTGCTTGTCACTACCGATGAACTGGTGGCGTTGCTGCTGGCACAGGCACAGGGCATTGCACTGTAG